One genomic window of Elaeis guineensis isolate ETL-2024a chromosome 2, EG11, whole genome shotgun sequence includes the following:
- the LOC105043708 gene encoding pentatricopeptide repeat-containing protein At3g58590, translated as MSRPLLITRFRPKISHHFHFSSHHAIHFDPETISAVHRAKAHHAQSITSAPNPPVTVHHALIAAYAAADDLPTARQVFERIPRRTSVSYNAIIATTARHGCAEDAWALLTRMVAAGVRPTRFTFGPILSSPSLNLCLGIQLHPLILKSGLFHADPYSGTALMGFLARNGRLDDAVNLFEEMPAKTVVTWNCIISGFSELGFVRDSMFLFRELLRTGIGPSEYSFLSVLAAFRSSDCLHYMEQIHALAVKIAMDSFFVVANALLSVYSSHSRTQAAERFFNELAIRDVVSFNTMIAAFATSATPERAMDFFLMMSLEGLLPSESTFASILNACASLDTMKYGELIHAKAIKHNLDTGVFVGSSLVDFYAKYMSFDNAKRVLDGISEKNVVCWNALISGYINAGLPTTLAILREMLGSGIRPNEFTFSSGLKQASALDIQQLHALIIRMGYDSNEYVSSALIASYASYATVCDALACGTALDPVSFVAPVNVMAGVYNRAGRYKEAQELLSRLQEPDNMSWNILLTACVRGGDYSKAFQLFKQMQISGYLFDNHTAVSLLSACSKINSLNLGRLLHGLIIKTNSGCSDTFVHNVLLDMYAKCGSLESCLRVFEEMDGKNLISWTALISALGFHGHTFEALEKFKQMELEGFEPDRVAFLAVLSACRHGGFVEEGMIFFARMKSDYGIEPEMDHYICMVDLLCKYGHLREAEHVISGMPFQPDAAIWRIFLQGCRRYGSMVA; from the coding sequence ATGTCCAGACCACTCCTGATCACAAGATTCCGGCCCAAAATCTCCCACCACTTCCATTTCTCCTCCCATCATGCCATCCATTTCGACCCTGAAACCATCTCAGCCGTCCACCGTGCGAAAGCCCACCACGCCCAATCCATCACCTCCGCCCCCAACCCGCCCGTCACCGTCCACCACGCCCTCATTGCCGCCTACGCCGCCGCCGATGACCTCCCCACCGCCCGCCAGGTGTTCGAACGAATTCCCCGCCGGACCTCCGTCTCCTACAACGCCATCATCGCCACCACCGCACGGCACGGCTGCGCGGAGGACGCCTGGGCGCTTCTCACCCGGATGGTGGCCGCCGGCGTCCGGCCCACCCGCTTCACCTTCGGCCCCATCCTCTCCTCGCCATCTCTCAACCTCTGTCTCGGGATCCAGCTGCATCCATTGATCCTGAAGTCTGGATTATTTCACGCCGACCCTTACTCGGGCACAGCTTTGATGGGATTTTTGGCGAGAAATGGTAGATTGGACGATGCTGTCAACTTATTCGAGGAAATGCCTGCAAAGACTGTGGTCACTTGGAATTGTATCATTTCTGGATTTTCCGAGCTGGGCTTTGTCCGTGATTCAATGTTCTTGTTCCGAGAGCTATTAAGGACAGGAATTGGACCGTCAGAATATTCTTTTCTCAGCGTTCTGGCTGCATTCCGTTCATCAGATTGTTTACATTACATGGAGCAAATTCACGCGCTTGCAGTCAAAATCGCAATGGATTCATTCTTTGTGGTTGCGAATGCTCTGCTTAGTGTGTACTCCAGTCACTCTCGAACGCAAGCTGCCGAGAGATTCTTTAATGAGTTGGCAATTAGGGATGTGGTTTCTTTTAACACCATGATAGCAGCTTTTGCTACAAGTGCAACGCCAGAGAGGGCTATGGATTTCTTCTTGATGATGTCTTTAGAAGGGCTTTTGCCCAGTGAATCCACATTTGCTAGCATCCTCAATGCTTGTGCTAGTTTAGACACAATGAAGTATGGAGAGCTCATCCATGCTAAAGCCATCAAGCACAATCTCGACACTGGTGTTTTCGTGGGAAGTTCGCTTGTTGATTTCTATGCCAAGTACATGAGCTTCGACAATGCAAAAAGGGTGCTTGATGGGATTTCAGAGAAGAATGTCGTTTGTTGGAATGCTTTGATCTCAGGATATATTAATGCTGGTTTACCTACCACCTTAGCTATTTTGAGAGAGATGTTAGGCTCAGGGATTAGACCCAATGAGTTCACATTCTCATCTGGGCTTAAACAAGCATCTGCTTTGGATATCCAGCAGCTTCATGCACTGATAATAAGGATGGGTTATGATAGTAATGAGTATGTTTCAAGTGCTCTTATTGCATCATATGCTTCTTATGCCACTGTTTGTGATGCCTTGGCTTGTGGTACAGCTTTAGATCCAGTGTCCTTTGTTGCCCCCGTGAATGTCATGGCTGGTGTTTATAACAGAGCTGGTCGATACAAAGAGGCGCAAGAGTTACTGTCCCGGCTGCAAGAGCCAGATAACATGTCATGGAACATCTTATTGACTGCTTGTGTACGTGGCGGGGATTACTCCAAAGCTTTCCAGTTGTTCAAACAAATGCAAATTTCAGGATATCTTTTTGATAACCATACAGCAGTAAGCCTATTGAGCGCTTGTTCGAAGATCAATAGCCTCAATCTTGGTAGATTGCTTCATGGGCTTATCATTAAGACTAATTCAGGGTGTTCTGACACATTTGTCCATAATGTGTTGCTAGACATGTATGCTAAATGCGGTAGCCTTGAGAGTTGTTTAAGAGTTTTTGAGGAAATGGATGGAAAAAATCTCATCTCTTGGACAGCTCTGATCTCAGCATTGGGATTCCATGGTCACACCTTTGAGGCACTGGAAAAATTTAAGCAAATGGAATTGGAAGGCTTCGAACCAGACCGGGTTGCTTTCCTCGCAGTCCTTTCAGCCTGCAGACATGGTGGATTTGTGGAAGAAGGCATGATATTCTTCGCACGAATGAAGAGTGATTATGGAATTGAACCAGAGATGGATCACTATATTTGTATGGTGGACCTATTGTGCAAGTATGGACATCTAAGGGAAGCCGAGCATGTGATCAGTGGCATGCCATTTCAGCCGGATGCTGCCATATGGCGCATCTTCCTCCAAGGTTGCAGGAGGTATGGCAGCATGGTGGCATAG